The following is a genomic window from Bacteroidales bacterium.
TTCTTAAGCAACTGAATCTGCTCTGGCCATGTATCTCCAATATTTTCCTTCAGATAATTTTCCATTTCGGGGTATTCAAGATATTTGGAATAGCTGTCGATGGGATCAACTGCGGGGTAACGTTTGCTGTCGGCACGATCCTGAGAAAGCGCATAGAAACATCGTGCGGCCTTTTTAGTAGCCTCTGTCACGGGCTCTTTCAGGTTACCTCCGGCGGGTGAAACGGTACCGATAAATGTGATGGAGCCGGCCTCACCATTATTCAGGTACACGTAACCGGCCCTTGAATAGAAATTCGATATAATGGCTGTCAGGTCCATAGGATAAGCATCAGGCCCGGGAAGCTCCTCCATTCGGTTGGACATCTCCCTAAGCGCCTGAGCCCACCTCGAAGTAGAATCGGCAAGCATCAGAATCTTCAGGCCCATGGCCCTGTAATACTCAGCAATGGTCATGGCTGTATACACAGAGGCTTCACGTGCTGCAACCGGCATGTTGGATGTATTGGCGATAATGGTTGTTCGTTCCATCAGTTTCCTGCTTGTTCTTGGATCTTCCAGCTCGGGAAATTCGGTAAATATTTCAACCACCTCGTTTGCACGTTCACCGCAGGCTGCCATAATGATCATGTCAGCTTCGGCCTGCTTGGACAGGGCATGCTGCAATACCGTTTTACCGCTACCAAACGGGCCGGGAATAAAGCCGGTTCCTCCTTCGCCAATGGGATTCAATGTATCTATAATACGAATACCTGTCTCAAGCAATTTGAATGGTCTGGGTTTCTCCCGGAAATTCTTAATAGGAACTTTAACAGGCCATTGCTGTACCATGGTGACTTCCACTTCCCGGTCATCTTCATCCAGCAACACAGCCATGGTATCGTTTATCGTATATTCCCCTTCGCCGGCAACGGATTTAACCTTAAATTTCCCTTCAAATTTAAAGGGAACCATAATTTTATGGGGCAACCAGTTTTCAGTAACTTCACCGAGCCAGTCGCCGGCAATAACTGTGTCACCCTCTTTGGCAATGGGTTTGAATTCGTATTTCCTTTCCTGATCCAGGGCCTCCGTGTGAGCTCCCCGGTGAAGGAAAATTCCTTCCATCTTGTCCAGGTCATTCTGCAAACCATCATAGTTACGGGACAAAATACCCGGACCAAGATTTACTTCCAGCATATGGCCGACAAATTCAACGGTATCACCTACCCTTAAACCCCGGGTACTTTCAAAAACCTGGATATAGGCAGTAGTACCCATTACTTTAATGACCTCAGACATTAATTTACTATCTTGCTGAGCAATATAGCAGATCTCATTTTGTTGCACCGGTCCGTCGGCTTCAACCATGACAAGATTTGCAATAATACCTGTGATCTTGCCTCTTGTGATGTTATTTTCTTTACTCATTGATCATGAATTCTTTTGAAAATTCAAAACTCTCTTTTAATTCCTCAATTAACTGTTTAAACAATTCTCTTCCGGTTTGTTCATCAAGTTCCATCCACCGGTAAACCATCTGAAGTTTGATGGTATAGGCCAAAATAACTTCCAGCGAAAAGTAATGAAACCGGGTGAATTCGTCCAATTGGTCCCATCTGAACTGGTCCAGGCTTTTTTCGCGGGCCAATAGATTGTCCTTCTCGGCTATACCGATTACCTGACCTACATAATCCAAAATCGGTGCAAGACCAAAATCTTTTGCACTGCTCTTATTGACTGCCTCAGTAACGAAATTGTCACCAATCAGCTCTTCTTCCGGATCCTTATCAAATTCTCTGCAGTTTAACCCGATTAAAACATTGGTAACATTCATTTCAAAAGTGAACCAATCGGTAAGAAACTGATCCCGGAATGAGAACACATAATCATAAAACATCCGGGTCAAATGGTTTTCCCATTGTTTTAAAGTCCTGCTGTTACGGTCTTCCCTATATTGTTCTACAAACTCATACATATAATCGGGCAGGGAAAAAAGATCCCCTCCCTCAGTCAATTCACTTTCAAAATCCGAAACGGTGTAATTGCCCAGCTCACTGAACTGATCGTATTTTTCCTGCAGGAACAACAGCAAATTCTGGTTGTCATAAGGAAGGAATAGCAATTGAGCCAGTTCATAATCCTCCGGATAAAGCTCCTCTTCCAATGTATTTTTAAAATCATGCATTGAAAAATTCACTTCCGTCTCGTCAAGCAAAATATCAGGTAAGCCTGCAACAAAGCAGTGATAATAATTTTGAGCCATACTATTTTTCCTCTTTACCTTTTTCAGAAAAAAGCATTTCTACGGTGCGCGGTCTCAGATAGCTCTTGAAGAAATTTTCAAAGTCCTCTTCGGAAAAACTAATCTTATAAGATCCGTCGGCAGGTCCGATTGAAAATCCACCCCTCATACGATCGGAGATCTCTACCTGAATTCCCGCATTAAGCTGTTGGGCGGCCTGTTTTTCCAGGTAATCCTGGAGTTCTTTCTTTTTATTTTCTGGAATGGTTACGGCAAGATTGGCCTGTTCACCCGATGGGGAACTCCAGTTTTTAATGAGTGTTTCGATGAGTTCCTTGATAAACTCGGTATCATTCATTGATTCTTTCACCGGTTCTTTGATCACCCCCATGGTGATCATCCCGGTGATCTGTTTTTGCACTTCGCGAAGGGTTTGCTTGGCTGCCAGTTCAATTTCCGATTTGGCATTTTTCTTTAGATCTTCGGATTCTTTCCTGGCATTGCTGATGATCTCATCGGCTTCCTTTTGAGCCTCATTCTTAATCTTATCAGCCTCCTTCTTTGCATCCTCAACGATCTTATTGGCTTCTTCGTTGGCTTTTTCTACCCCCTCATTATACAACTTATTGGTAAGTTCCTGAAGTTTGCTTTCCATAATTATTTAGCTTTAATCTGAATTTTTTGATTGACAACTTGCAAAGGTATAATTTTAGAAATATTTCCAAGATAATTTTGTGTTGATATTTTATACCTTACAATTTAAAAAACCCGCATAATCACCAA
Proteins encoded in this region:
- a CDS encoding DUF2764 family protein, whose product is MAQNYYHCFVAGLPDILLDETEVNFSMHDFKNTLEEELYPEDYELAQLLFLPYDNQNLLLFLQEKYDQFSELGNYTVSDFESELTEGGDLFSLPDYMYEFVEQYREDRNSRTLKQWENHLTRMFYDYVFSFRDQFLTDWFTFEMNVTNVLIGLNCREFDKDPEEELIGDNFVTEAVNKSSAKDFGLAPILDYVGQVIGIAEKDNLLAREKSLDQFRWDQLDEFTRFHYFSLEVILAYTIKLQMVYRWMELDEQTGRELFKQLIEELKESFEFSKEFMINE
- a CDS encoding peptidylprolyl isomerase, with protein sequence MESKLQELTNKLYNEGVEKANEEANKIVEDAKKEADKIKNEAQKEADEIISNARKESEDLKKNAKSEIELAAKQTLREVQKQITGMITMGVIKEPVKESMNDTEFIKELIETLIKNWSSPSGEQANLAVTIPENKKKELQDYLEKQAAQQLNAGIQVEISDRMRGGFSIGPADGSYKISFSEEDFENFFKSYLRPRTVEMLFSEKGKEEK
- a CDS encoding V-type ATP synthase subunit A, with protein sequence MSKENNITRGKITGIIANLVMVEADGPVQQNEICYIAQQDSKLMSEVIKVMGTTAYIQVFESTRGLRVGDTVEFVGHMLEVNLGPGILSRNYDGLQNDLDKMEGIFLHRGAHTEALDQERKYEFKPIAKEGDTVIAGDWLGEVTENWLPHKIMVPFKFEGKFKVKSVAGEGEYTINDTMAVLLDEDDREVEVTMVQQWPVKVPIKNFREKPRPFKLLETGIRIIDTLNPIGEGGTGFIPGPFGSGKTVLQHALSKQAEADMIIMAACGERANEVVEIFTEFPELEDPRTSRKLMERTTIIANTSNMPVAAREASVYTAMTIAEYYRAMGLKILMLADSTSRWAQALREMSNRMEELPGPDAYPMDLTAIISNFYSRAGYVYLNNGEAGSITFIGTVSPAGGNLKEPVTEATKKAARCFYALSQDRADSKRYPAVDPIDSYSKYLEYPEMENYLKENIGDTWPEQIQLLKNVLLRGREASEQINILGDDGVPVDYHITFWKSEVVDFVLLQQDAFDEIDAQTSIERQKYMLEKVINIYNTNFNFEHFEEVSEYFKRLVDELRQMNYSEFKSDKFQQFEKELEQIIEERKA